One Callospermophilus lateralis isolate mCalLat2 chromosome 6, mCalLat2.hap1, whole genome shotgun sequence genomic region harbors:
- the Ehmt2 gene encoding histone-lysine N-methyltransferase EHMT2 isoform X2 produces MLRGCNGAGGPGPDLQQSRGPTPGADEGTRGWEVGGVGTEARVQPPAAPEWAAGAGAPGARARGTRGRPPGWGAAGAGGVGARGPRGLGDKGGAARAAGRRGRGRGAEAPPPPPPLLSAPEMRGLPRGRGLMRARGRGRAAPPGSRGRGRGGPHRGRGRPRSLLSLPRAQASWAPQLPTGLTSPPVPCLPSQGEAPVEMGALLLEKEPRGATERVHGSLGDTSHSEDTLPKANTDSLEPAGPSSPASVTVTVGDEGADTPVGATPLIGDEPENLEGDGGRILLGHATKSFPSSPSKGGACPSRAKMSMTGAGKSPPSVQSLAMRLLSMPGAQGTAAAGPEPPPATTSPEGQPKVHRARKTMSKPGNGQPPVPEKRPPEVQHFRMSDDVHSLGKVTSDVAKRRKLNSGNGLSEELGSARGSGEVTLEKGNPRSLEEWETVVGDDFSLYYDSYSVDERVDSDSKSEVEALAEQLSEEEEEEEEEEEEEEEEEEEEEEEEEDEESGNQSDRSGSSGRRKAKKKWRKDSPWVKPSRKRRKREPARAKEPRGVSNDTSSLETERGFEELPLCSCRMEAPKIDRISERAGHKCMATESVDGELSGCNAAILKRETMRPSSRVALMVLCETHRARMVKHHCCPGCGYFCTAGTFLECHPDFRVAHRFHKACVSQLNGMVFCPHCGEDASEAQEVTIPRGDGGTPPAGTAAPAPPPLAQDAPGRADTSQPSARMRGHGEPRRPPCDPLADTIDSSGPSLTLPSGGCLSAVGLPPGPGREALEKALVIQESERRKKLRFHPRQLYLSVKQGELQKVILMLLDNLDPNFQSDQQSKRTPLHAAAQKGSVEICHVLLQAGANINAVDKQQRTPLMEAVVNNHLEVARYMVQRGGCVYSKEEDGSTCLHHAAKIGNLEMVSLLLSTGQVDVNAQDSGGWTPIIWAAEHKHIDVIRMLLTRGADVTLTDNEENICLHWASFTGSAAIAEVLLNARCDLHAVNYHGDTPLHIAARESYHDCVLLFLSRGANPELRNKEGDTAWDLTPERSDVWFALQLNRKLRLGVGNRAIRTEKIICRDVARGYENVPIPCVNGVDGEPCPEDYKYISENCETSTMNIDRNITHLQHCTCVDDCSSSNCLCGQLSIRCWYDKDGRLLQEFNKIEPPLIFECNQACSCWRNCKNRVVQSGIKVRLQLYRTAKMGWGVRALQTIPQGTFICEYVGELISDAEADVREDDSYLFDLDNKDGEVYCIDARYYGNISRFINHLCDPNIIPVRVFMLHQDLRFPRIAFFSSRDIRTGEELGFDYGDRFWDIKSKYFTCQCGSEKCKHSAEAIALEQSRLARLDPHPELLPELGSLPPVNS; encoded by the exons ATGCTCCGGGGGTGCAACGGGGCCGGGGGGCCCGGGCCGGACTTGCAGCAATCCAGGGGGCCAACACCGGGGGCGGATGAGGGGACCagggggtgggaggtggggggagTGGGCACGGAGGCGCGCGTGCAGCCGCCGGCTGCCCCTGAGTGGGCGGCGGGCGCCGGGGCTCCGGGAGCACGCGCGAGGGGCACGAGGGGCCGTCCGCCGGGCTGGGGGGCAGCGGGCGCTGGAGGGGTTGGTGCCCGGGGTCCCCGCGGCCTGGGGGACAAAGGGGGAGCGGCGCGTGCAGCCGGGAGGAGGGGGCGGGGCCGGGGCGCTGAGGCcccgccccctccccctcctctcctctcgGCCCCAGAGATGCGGGGTCTACCGAGAGGGCGGGGGCTGATGCGGGCCCGGGGGAGGGGTCGTGCGGCCCCTCCGGGCAGCCGAGGCCGAGGAAGAGGGGGCCCCCATAGAGGAAGAGGTAGGCCCCGGAGCCTACTCTCTCTTCCCAGGGCCCAGGCGTCCTGGGCCCCCCAACTCCCTACCGGGCTGACCAGCCCCCCTGTCCCTTGTCTCCCCTCCCAGGGGGAGGCCCCCGTTGAGATGGGGGCACTGCTGCTGGAGAAGGAGCCCAGAGGAGCCACCGAAAGAG TTCATGgctctttgggggacacctctcaTAGTGAGGACACCCTGCCCAAGGCCAACACCGACTCCCTGGAACCTGCTGGCCCCTCATCTCCGGCCTCTGTCACTGTTACTGTTGGTGATGAGGGGGCTGACACCCCTGTAGGAGCTACACCACTCATTGGGGATGAACCCGAGAACCTGGAGGGAGATGGGGGCCGAATTCTGCTGG GCCATGCCACAAAGTCATTCCCCTCATCCCCCAGCAAGGGAGGTGCTTGTCCCAGTCGGGCCAAAATGTCAATGACAGGGGCAGGGAAATCGCCCCCATCAGTCCAGAGCTTGGCTATGAGGCTACTGAGTATGCCAGGGGCCCAGGGAACTGCAGCAGCAGGGCCTGAACCCCCTCCAGCCACCACCAGCCCAGAGGGACAGCCCAAGGTACACCGAGCCAGGAAAACCATGTCCAAACCAGGAAATGGACAG CCCCCAGTCCCCGAGAAACGGCCTCCTGAAGTACAACATTTTCGTATGAGTGATGATGTGCATTCTCTGGGGAAGGTGACTTCAG ATGTGGCCAAAAGAAGGAAGCTgaactctggaaatggcctg TCAGAGGAATTGGGTTCTGCCCGGGGTTCAGGAGAAGTGACCCTGGAGAAGGGGAACCCCAGGTCCCTGGAGGAGTGGGAGACAGTGGTAGGCGACGACTTCAGTCTCTACTATGACTCCTACTCTGTGGATGAGCGCGTAGACTCTGACAGCAAG TCTGAAGTTGAAGCTCTGGCTGAACAACTgagtgaagaggaggaggaagaggaggaagaagaggaagaagaagaggaggaggaggaagaagaggaggaagaggaagaagatgaggaatCAGGCAATCAGTCAGACAGG AGTGGCTCCAGTGGCCGGCGCAAGGCCAAAAAGAAATGGCGGAAGGACAGCCCGTGGGTGAAGCCATCTCGGAAACGGCGGAAGCGGGAGCCAGCACGGGCCAAGGAGCCACGAG GGGTGTCCAATGACACATCTTCACTGGAGACTGAGCGAGGCTTTGAGGAGCTGCCCCTCTGCAGCTGTCGCATGGAGGCACCTAAGATTGACCGAATCAGTGAGCGAGCAGGGCACAAGTGCATGGCCACCGAGAGTGTAGATGGAGAG TTGTCTGGCTGCAATGCTGCCATCCTCAAGCGGGAGACCATGAGGCCATCTAGTCGTGTGGCACTAATGGTGCTCTGTGAGACCCACCGTGCCCGCATGGTCAAACACCACTGCTGCCCAGGCTGCGGCTACTTCTGTACGGCG GGTACCTTCCTAGAATGCCACCCAGATTTCCGTGTGGCCCACCGCTTCCACAAGGCCTGTGTGTCCCAGCTCAATGGGATGGTCTTCTGTCCCCACTGTGGGGAAGACGCTTCTGAGGCCCAGGAGGTGACTATCCCCCGGGGTGATGGGGGAACCCCACCAGCTGGTACTGCAGCCCCTGCACCCCCACCCCTGGCCCAAGATGCCCCAGGAAGAGCTGATACTTCCCAGCCCAG TGCCCGGATGCGAGGGCATGGGGAGCCCCGACGCCCACCCTGTGATCCCCTGGCTGACACCATCGACAGCTCAGGGCCTTCCCTGACCCTGCCCAGTGGGGGGTGTCTCTCGGCAGTGGGACTGCCACCAGGGCCAGGTCGTGAGGCCCTGGAGAAGGCTCTGGTCATCCAGGAATCAGAGAG GCGGAAGAAGCTCCGATTCCACCCCCGGCAATTGTACCTGTCAGTGAAGCAGGGGGAGTTGCAGAAGGTGATCCTGATGCTAT TGGACAACCTGGACCCCAACTTCCAGAGTGACCAGCAGAGCAAGCGCACGCCCTTGCACGCAGCCGCCCAGAAGGGCTCCGTGGAGATCTGCCATGTGCTGCTGCAG GCTGGAGCTAACATTAATGCAGTGGACAAGCAGCAGCGGACACCGCTGATGGAGGCCGTGGTGAACAACCACCTGGAGGTGGCACGCTACATGGTGCAGCGTGGTGGCTGTGTCTACAGCAAG GAGGAAGATGGTTCCACCTGCCTCCACCATGCCGCCAAAATTGGAAACTTGGAGATGGTCAGCCTGCTGCTCAGCACAGGACAGGTGGACGTCAACGCCCAG GATAGTGGCGGGTGGACACCTATCATCTGGGCCGCAGAACACAAGCACATTGATGTGATCCGAATGCTGCTGACACGAGGAGCTGATGTCACTCTCACTGACAAT GAGGAAAACATCTGCCTGCACTGGGCTTCCTTCACTGGTAGTGCTGCCATCGCTGAGGTTCTCCTGAATGCCCGTTGTGACCTCCATGCTGTCAACTACCATGGGGACACGCCCCTGCACATTGCAGCTCGGGAGAGCTATCACGACTGCGTGCT gTTGTTTCTGTCACGTGGAGCCAACCCTGAGCTGAGGAACAAGGAGGGGGACACAGCATGGGACCTGACCCCTGAGCGCTCTGACGTGTGGTTTGCACTCCAGCTCAACCGCAAGCTCCGACTTGGAGTGGGAAACCGGGCTATTCGCACTGAGAAGATCATCTGTCG GGATGTAGCACGGGGTTACGAGAATGTGCCCATTCCCTGTGTCAATGGTGTGGATGGGGAGCCCTGCCCCGAGGATTATAAATACATCTCAGAGAACTGTGAGACATCCACCATGAACATTGACCGCAATATAACCCATCTACAG CACTGCACGTGTGTGGATGACTGCTCCAGTTCTAACTGCCTGTGCGGCCAGCTCAGCATCCGCTGCTGGTATGACAAG GATGGGCGGTTGCTCCAGGAATTTAACAAGATCGAGCCCCCCCTGATCTTTGAGTGTAACCAAGCCTGCTCCTGCTGGAGAAACTGCAAGAACCGAGTGGTGCAGAGCGGCATCAA GGTACGACTGCAGCTCTACCGAACAGCCAAGATGGGCTGGGGTGTTCGCGCCCTGCAGACCATCCCCCAGGGAACCTTTATCTGCGA GTATGTTGGGGAACTGATCTCTGACGCTGAGGCTGATGTGAGAGAGGATGATTCTTACCTCTTCGATTTAGACAACAAG GATGGAGAGGTATACTGCATTGATGCCCGTTACTATGGCAACATCAGCCGCTTTATCAACCACCTATGTGACCCCAACATCATCCCTGTCCGGGTCTTCATGCTGCACCAAGACCTGCGATTCCCACGCATCGCCTTCTTCAGTTCCCGAGACATCCGGACCGGGGAAGAGCTAGG gtttgattACGGTGACCGCTTCTGGGACATCAAAAGCAAATATTTCACCTGCCAGTGTGGCTCTGAGAAGTGTAAGCACTCAGCCGAGGCCATCGCCCTGGAGCAGAGCCGCCTGGCCCGCCTGGATCCCCACCCTGAGCTGCTGCCCGAGCTTGGCTCCCTGCCCCCTGTCAACTCCTGA
- the Ehmt2 gene encoding histone-lysine N-methyltransferase EHMT2 isoform X1, whose protein sequence is MLRGCNGAGGPGPDLQQSRGPTPGADEGTRGWEVGGVGTEARVQPPAAPEWAAGAGAPGARARGTRGRPPGWGAAGAGGVGARGPRGLGDKGGAARAAGRRGRGRGAEAPPPPPPLLSAPEMRGLPRGRGLMRARGRGRAAPPGSRGRGRGGPHRGRGRPRSLLSLPRAQASWAPQLPTGLTSPPVPCLPSQGEAPVEMGALLLEKEPRGATERVHGSLGDTSHSEDTLPKANTDSLEPAGPSSPASVTVTVGDEGADTPVGATPLIGDEPENLEGDGGRILLGHATKSFPSSPSKGGACPSRAKMSMTGAGKSPPSVQSLAMRLLSMPGAQGTAAAGPEPPPATTSPEGQPKVHRARKTMSKPGNGQPPVPEKRPPEVQHFRMSDDVHSLGKVTSDVAKRRKLNSGNGLSEELGSARGSGEVTLEKGNPRSLEEWETVVGDDFSLYYDSYSVDERVDSDSKSEVEALAEQLSEEEEEEEEEEEEEEEEEEEEEEEEEDEESGNQSDRSGSSGRRKAKKKWRKDSPWVKPSRKRRKREPARAKEPRGVNGVGSSGPSEYMEVPLGSLELPSEGTLSPNHAGVSNDTSSLETERGFEELPLCSCRMEAPKIDRISERAGHKCMATESVDGELSGCNAAILKRETMRPSSRVALMVLCETHRARMVKHHCCPGCGYFCTAGTFLECHPDFRVAHRFHKACVSQLNGMVFCPHCGEDASEAQEVTIPRGDGGTPPAGTAAPAPPPLAQDAPGRADTSQPSARMRGHGEPRRPPCDPLADTIDSSGPSLTLPSGGCLSAVGLPPGPGREALEKALVIQESERRKKLRFHPRQLYLSVKQGELQKVILMLLDNLDPNFQSDQQSKRTPLHAAAQKGSVEICHVLLQAGANINAVDKQQRTPLMEAVVNNHLEVARYMVQRGGCVYSKEEDGSTCLHHAAKIGNLEMVSLLLSTGQVDVNAQDSGGWTPIIWAAEHKHIDVIRMLLTRGADVTLTDNEENICLHWASFTGSAAIAEVLLNARCDLHAVNYHGDTPLHIAARESYHDCVLLFLSRGANPELRNKEGDTAWDLTPERSDVWFALQLNRKLRLGVGNRAIRTEKIICRDVARGYENVPIPCVNGVDGEPCPEDYKYISENCETSTMNIDRNITHLQHCTCVDDCSSSNCLCGQLSIRCWYDKDGRLLQEFNKIEPPLIFECNQACSCWRNCKNRVVQSGIKVRLQLYRTAKMGWGVRALQTIPQGTFICEYVGELISDAEADVREDDSYLFDLDNKDGEVYCIDARYYGNISRFINHLCDPNIIPVRVFMLHQDLRFPRIAFFSSRDIRTGEELGFDYGDRFWDIKSKYFTCQCGSEKCKHSAEAIALEQSRLARLDPHPELLPELGSLPPVNS, encoded by the exons ATGCTCCGGGGGTGCAACGGGGCCGGGGGGCCCGGGCCGGACTTGCAGCAATCCAGGGGGCCAACACCGGGGGCGGATGAGGGGACCagggggtgggaggtggggggagTGGGCACGGAGGCGCGCGTGCAGCCGCCGGCTGCCCCTGAGTGGGCGGCGGGCGCCGGGGCTCCGGGAGCACGCGCGAGGGGCACGAGGGGCCGTCCGCCGGGCTGGGGGGCAGCGGGCGCTGGAGGGGTTGGTGCCCGGGGTCCCCGCGGCCTGGGGGACAAAGGGGGAGCGGCGCGTGCAGCCGGGAGGAGGGGGCGGGGCCGGGGCGCTGAGGCcccgccccctccccctcctctcctctcgGCCCCAGAGATGCGGGGTCTACCGAGAGGGCGGGGGCTGATGCGGGCCCGGGGGAGGGGTCGTGCGGCCCCTCCGGGCAGCCGAGGCCGAGGAAGAGGGGGCCCCCATAGAGGAAGAGGTAGGCCCCGGAGCCTACTCTCTCTTCCCAGGGCCCAGGCGTCCTGGGCCCCCCAACTCCCTACCGGGCTGACCAGCCCCCCTGTCCCTTGTCTCCCCTCCCAGGGGGAGGCCCCCGTTGAGATGGGGGCACTGCTGCTGGAGAAGGAGCCCAGAGGAGCCACCGAAAGAG TTCATGgctctttgggggacacctctcaTAGTGAGGACACCCTGCCCAAGGCCAACACCGACTCCCTGGAACCTGCTGGCCCCTCATCTCCGGCCTCTGTCACTGTTACTGTTGGTGATGAGGGGGCTGACACCCCTGTAGGAGCTACACCACTCATTGGGGATGAACCCGAGAACCTGGAGGGAGATGGGGGCCGAATTCTGCTGG GCCATGCCACAAAGTCATTCCCCTCATCCCCCAGCAAGGGAGGTGCTTGTCCCAGTCGGGCCAAAATGTCAATGACAGGGGCAGGGAAATCGCCCCCATCAGTCCAGAGCTTGGCTATGAGGCTACTGAGTATGCCAGGGGCCCAGGGAACTGCAGCAGCAGGGCCTGAACCCCCTCCAGCCACCACCAGCCCAGAGGGACAGCCCAAGGTACACCGAGCCAGGAAAACCATGTCCAAACCAGGAAATGGACAG CCCCCAGTCCCCGAGAAACGGCCTCCTGAAGTACAACATTTTCGTATGAGTGATGATGTGCATTCTCTGGGGAAGGTGACTTCAG ATGTGGCCAAAAGAAGGAAGCTgaactctggaaatggcctg TCAGAGGAATTGGGTTCTGCCCGGGGTTCAGGAGAAGTGACCCTGGAGAAGGGGAACCCCAGGTCCCTGGAGGAGTGGGAGACAGTGGTAGGCGACGACTTCAGTCTCTACTATGACTCCTACTCTGTGGATGAGCGCGTAGACTCTGACAGCAAG TCTGAAGTTGAAGCTCTGGCTGAACAACTgagtgaagaggaggaggaagaggaggaagaagaggaagaagaagaggaggaggaggaagaagaggaggaagaggaagaagatgaggaatCAGGCAATCAGTCAGACAGG AGTGGCTCCAGTGGCCGGCGCAAGGCCAAAAAGAAATGGCGGAAGGACAGCCCGTGGGTGAAGCCATCTCGGAAACGGCGGAAGCGGGAGCCAGCACGGGCCAAGGAGCCACGAG GAGTGAATGGTGTGGGCTCCTCAGGCCCCAGTGAGTACATGGAGGTCCCTCTGGGGTCCCTGGAGCTGCCCAGCGAGGGGACTCTGTCCCCCAACCACGCTG GGGTGTCCAATGACACATCTTCACTGGAGACTGAGCGAGGCTTTGAGGAGCTGCCCCTCTGCAGCTGTCGCATGGAGGCACCTAAGATTGACCGAATCAGTGAGCGAGCAGGGCACAAGTGCATGGCCACCGAGAGTGTAGATGGAGAG TTGTCTGGCTGCAATGCTGCCATCCTCAAGCGGGAGACCATGAGGCCATCTAGTCGTGTGGCACTAATGGTGCTCTGTGAGACCCACCGTGCCCGCATGGTCAAACACCACTGCTGCCCAGGCTGCGGCTACTTCTGTACGGCG GGTACCTTCCTAGAATGCCACCCAGATTTCCGTGTGGCCCACCGCTTCCACAAGGCCTGTGTGTCCCAGCTCAATGGGATGGTCTTCTGTCCCCACTGTGGGGAAGACGCTTCTGAGGCCCAGGAGGTGACTATCCCCCGGGGTGATGGGGGAACCCCACCAGCTGGTACTGCAGCCCCTGCACCCCCACCCCTGGCCCAAGATGCCCCAGGAAGAGCTGATACTTCCCAGCCCAG TGCCCGGATGCGAGGGCATGGGGAGCCCCGACGCCCACCCTGTGATCCCCTGGCTGACACCATCGACAGCTCAGGGCCTTCCCTGACCCTGCCCAGTGGGGGGTGTCTCTCGGCAGTGGGACTGCCACCAGGGCCAGGTCGTGAGGCCCTGGAGAAGGCTCTGGTCATCCAGGAATCAGAGAG GCGGAAGAAGCTCCGATTCCACCCCCGGCAATTGTACCTGTCAGTGAAGCAGGGGGAGTTGCAGAAGGTGATCCTGATGCTAT TGGACAACCTGGACCCCAACTTCCAGAGTGACCAGCAGAGCAAGCGCACGCCCTTGCACGCAGCCGCCCAGAAGGGCTCCGTGGAGATCTGCCATGTGCTGCTGCAG GCTGGAGCTAACATTAATGCAGTGGACAAGCAGCAGCGGACACCGCTGATGGAGGCCGTGGTGAACAACCACCTGGAGGTGGCACGCTACATGGTGCAGCGTGGTGGCTGTGTCTACAGCAAG GAGGAAGATGGTTCCACCTGCCTCCACCATGCCGCCAAAATTGGAAACTTGGAGATGGTCAGCCTGCTGCTCAGCACAGGACAGGTGGACGTCAACGCCCAG GATAGTGGCGGGTGGACACCTATCATCTGGGCCGCAGAACACAAGCACATTGATGTGATCCGAATGCTGCTGACACGAGGAGCTGATGTCACTCTCACTGACAAT GAGGAAAACATCTGCCTGCACTGGGCTTCCTTCACTGGTAGTGCTGCCATCGCTGAGGTTCTCCTGAATGCCCGTTGTGACCTCCATGCTGTCAACTACCATGGGGACACGCCCCTGCACATTGCAGCTCGGGAGAGCTATCACGACTGCGTGCT gTTGTTTCTGTCACGTGGAGCCAACCCTGAGCTGAGGAACAAGGAGGGGGACACAGCATGGGACCTGACCCCTGAGCGCTCTGACGTGTGGTTTGCACTCCAGCTCAACCGCAAGCTCCGACTTGGAGTGGGAAACCGGGCTATTCGCACTGAGAAGATCATCTGTCG GGATGTAGCACGGGGTTACGAGAATGTGCCCATTCCCTGTGTCAATGGTGTGGATGGGGAGCCCTGCCCCGAGGATTATAAATACATCTCAGAGAACTGTGAGACATCCACCATGAACATTGACCGCAATATAACCCATCTACAG CACTGCACGTGTGTGGATGACTGCTCCAGTTCTAACTGCCTGTGCGGCCAGCTCAGCATCCGCTGCTGGTATGACAAG GATGGGCGGTTGCTCCAGGAATTTAACAAGATCGAGCCCCCCCTGATCTTTGAGTGTAACCAAGCCTGCTCCTGCTGGAGAAACTGCAAGAACCGAGTGGTGCAGAGCGGCATCAA GGTACGACTGCAGCTCTACCGAACAGCCAAGATGGGCTGGGGTGTTCGCGCCCTGCAGACCATCCCCCAGGGAACCTTTATCTGCGA GTATGTTGGGGAACTGATCTCTGACGCTGAGGCTGATGTGAGAGAGGATGATTCTTACCTCTTCGATTTAGACAACAAG GATGGAGAGGTATACTGCATTGATGCCCGTTACTATGGCAACATCAGCCGCTTTATCAACCACCTATGTGACCCCAACATCATCCCTGTCCGGGTCTTCATGCTGCACCAAGACCTGCGATTCCCACGCATCGCCTTCTTCAGTTCCCGAGACATCCGGACCGGGGAAGAGCTAGG gtttgattACGGTGACCGCTTCTGGGACATCAAAAGCAAATATTTCACCTGCCAGTGTGGCTCTGAGAAGTGTAAGCACTCAGCCGAGGCCATCGCCCTGGAGCAGAGCCGCCTGGCCCGCCTGGATCCCCACCCTGAGCTGCTGCCCGAGCTTGGCTCCCTGCCCCCTGTCAACTCCTGA